From Candidatus Amoebophilus asiaticus 5a2, the proteins below share one genomic window:
- the dnaN gene encoding DNA polymerase III subunit beta, producing the protein MKFSISSSTLYKHLVALYGAVVSNPLIPILENFLFEITNGKLKITASDLQTSIITELELDVKGETSVAVPARILLDTLKNLPEQPISFYIDESVYSISIKSDTGQYNLAGENATDFPQIPEVAAKTSIQLPADILKRAIQQTIIATSHDELKPAINGMYMNFKEDAFTFVATDIHRLIRYTRNNITAAEQAPFILPRKTLMLLNGLLPTDKQEVEISFGSNNVHFKIANVRMVSRLIDERYPDYENVIPKNNPHKLRINRMALLTSLKRIIIYTNKITHQVKFTLGEQNLEILAEDFNFDNKAKEQLSCEYVGDASLEIGFNAKSLIEMLNNLQADEVNFHFSQPNKAAVIIPNDQEEGEDILLLIMPITLH; encoded by the coding sequence ATGAAATTTTCAATATCATCTTCTACCTTATATAAACATCTAGTGGCTTTGTATGGAGCAGTGGTCAGTAACCCGCTTATACCTATTTTAGAAAACTTCTTATTTGAGATTACCAATGGTAAACTAAAAATTACCGCTTCTGACTTACAAACCTCTATTATTACAGAGCTAGAGCTAGACGTAAAAGGTGAGACTTCTGTTGCTGTACCTGCTCGCATTTTATTAGACACTCTTAAAAATTTACCTGAACAGCCTATTAGCTTTTATATAGATGAAAGTGTATATAGCATATCTATTAAATCGGATACCGGGCAATATAACCTGGCTGGTGAAAATGCTACTGATTTTCCACAGATACCTGAAGTAGCTGCAAAAACTTCTATTCAATTACCTGCCGATATATTAAAAAGAGCTATTCAGCAAACTATTATTGCTACAAGCCACGATGAACTTAAACCAGCTATCAATGGCATGTATATGAATTTCAAAGAAGATGCATTTACCTTTGTGGCTACTGATATACATCGCTTAATTCGATATACAAGAAATAATATAACTGCTGCAGAACAAGCTCCTTTTATTCTGCCTCGTAAAACTTTAATGTTACTGAACGGATTACTCCCTACCGATAAACAAGAGGTTGAAATAAGTTTTGGTAGCAATAATGTTCATTTTAAAATAGCTAATGTTAGAATGGTATCTAGGTTAATTGATGAAAGGTATCCGGATTATGAAAATGTAATTCCTAAAAATAACCCTCATAAATTACGTATTAATCGGATGGCATTATTAACATCTTTAAAACGTATTATTATATATACCAATAAAATTACACATCAAGTAAAGTTTACGCTAGGAGAGCAAAATTTAGAAATCTTAGCTGAAGACTTTAATTTTGACAATAAAGCTAAAGAGCAATTGAGTTGTGAATATGTAGGAGATGCTAGTTTAGAAATTGGCTTCAATGCCAAATCTTTGATTGAGATGCTCAACAACCTCCAAGCTGATGAAGTAAACTTCCATTTTTCACAACCCAACAAAGCAGCAGTCATCATTCCTAATGACCAAGAAGAGGGAGAAGATATTTTACTTTTGATTATGCCTATTACATTGCACTAA
- a CDS encoding HU family DNA-binding protein, whose product MNKAEVVTEIATKTGINKSDVQVVVESFFQVVQQAMVDGKSVHFKGFGKFFNKKRSKKIARNLTDNTAMVIDEHYVPTLKISKDFVNKVKGVVKA is encoded by the coding sequence ATGAACAAAGCAGAAGTTGTTACTGAAATTGCTACAAAAACTGGAATCAATAAATCAGATGTACAAGTTGTAGTTGAATCATTTTTTCAAGTTGTCCAGCAAGCCATGGTAGATGGTAAATCTGTACATTTTAAGGGATTCGGTAAGTTTTTTAATAAGAAACGCTCTAAAAAAATAGCAAGAAATTTAACCGATAATACGGCGATGGTGATTGATGAGCATTATGTGCCCACATTAAAAATTTCTAAAGATTTTGTGAATAAAGTTAAAGGCGTTGTTAAGGCTTAG
- a CDS encoding single-stranded DNA-binding protein — MSGVNRVILLGNLGKDPEIRHLENGRARVSFTLATNEFYKNKEGEKVTSTEWHNVVLWSPLAEIAEKYLTKGKQVYIEGKLTNRSYTDKDGQAKYITEVVGQNLVLLGSKESEVSDIKERESFSIVEDEAADDLPF, encoded by the coding sequence ATGTCAGGCGTTAATCGAGTTATTTTATTAGGTAATTTAGGTAAAGATCCTGAAATAAGGCATTTAGAGAATGGTAGGGCAAGAGTTTCTTTTACACTAGCTACGAACGAGTTTTACAAAAACAAAGAGGGTGAAAAAGTAACTAGTACAGAGTGGCATAATGTAGTGCTTTGGTCACCTTTAGCTGAAATTGCAGAGAAATATTTGACCAAGGGCAAACAAGTCTATATAGAGGGTAAGCTAACAAATAGATCTTATACTGATAAAGACGGACAGGCTAAATATATTACAGAGGTGGTGGGGCAGAATTTAGTTTTGTTAGGAAGTAAGGAGAGTGAGGTATCAGATATAAAAGAAAGAGAAAGTTTTAGCATTGTAGAAGACGAAGCAGCAGATGATCTGCCATTTTAA
- a CDS encoding IS110-like element ISCaa7 family transposase codes for MLNHLILVNYMQYTHILGIDISKKTIDVALSQNKANDSIVSHKFTNNLKGYQALIAWLKKHKAPIEQILVCLENTGIYHRSLVSFLQSHQAFIWVENATSIKWSNGVQRGKSDQIDAQRICFYAFRNQDKARQFSTKDESLQQIDDLSALRERLIQARVALLAPIKELRETGLKKNATMLEESSKQTLASLEKEIRAIEDKIKQIIQQQKELENKYQIIRSVPGVGFVTAIHLMIYTHNFKRFDNAKQLACYAGVAPFEYSSGSSIRGRTKVHPMANKTLKTSLHMCALSSIRNNVEMKEYYEKKVKQGKNKMSVINAIRNKILLKVFACVRDGKMHEYKQVA; via the coding sequence ATGTTAAACCATTTAATACTAGTAAATTATATGCAATATACCCACATTCTTGGCATAGATATATCTAAAAAAACGATTGATGTAGCATTGAGCCAAAATAAAGCCAACGATTCTATTGTATCCCATAAGTTTACTAATAACTTAAAAGGTTATCAAGCTTTGATAGCTTGGCTTAAAAAACATAAGGCTCCAATTGAACAAATCCTTGTATGCCTAGAAAACACCGGAATCTACCATCGGTCTTTGGTAAGTTTTCTTCAAAGCCACCAAGCTTTCATATGGGTAGAAAACGCTACTTCCATTAAATGGAGCAATGGAGTACAAAGAGGTAAAAGTGATCAAATAGATGCTCAAAGAATTTGTTTTTACGCTTTTAGGAATCAAGATAAAGCTCGCCAATTCTCAACTAAAGATGAGTCTTTGCAACAAATAGATGATTTATCTGCTCTTAGAGAACGTTTAATCCAAGCTAGAGTAGCCTTGCTAGCACCTATTAAAGAACTTAGAGAGACTGGGTTGAAAAAAAATGCAACTATGTTAGAAGAATCCTCTAAACAAACTTTAGCTAGCCTGGAGAAAGAAATAAGAGCAATAGAGGATAAGATAAAACAGATTATTCAGCAACAAAAGGAATTAGAAAACAAGTATCAGATCATACGTTCTGTACCTGGAGTAGGCTTTGTAACAGCTATTCATCTGATGATTTATACTCATAATTTTAAGCGATTTGATAATGCTAAACAATTAGCTTGTTATGCTGGAGTAGCTCCTTTCGAATATAGTTCAGGAAGTAGCATTAGAGGAAGAACTAAAGTACATCCGATGGCCAATAAAACTTTAAAAACTTCCTTACACATGTGTGCCTTAAGTTCAATTAGAAATAATGTTGAAATGAAGGAGTATTATGAGAAAAAAGTAAAACAAGGAAAAAATAAGATGAGTGTTATTAATGCTATAAGAAATAAAATACTACTTAAGGTGTTTGCTTGTGTTAGAGATGGAAAAATGCATGAGTATAAACAAGTAGCTTAA
- a CDS encoding translocation/assembly module TamB domain-containing protein encodes MCTTDQKPKIKKNFIATFLKWLAFFVLSIIISFVLFINIPQVQNTLFKRVLNKLNAQTHFHIQHQHFSLKWFHKVLLTDFLVKDPNNQLLCAIKYLKLRINPLRLLRGEGIVIDYLEVGSGDLRLVKAKGETEFNIQTLLSRLETPGSTNSVSLPIDIQGFNVKKTVLRDFSMLMDDQAVQPTLTGFDAYHFKIEGVTAEVSQLGYYGNTLVGELQRLSGYDPIQNLRLHQLYTQFKVTPYGTLFNQLIINTDDSYLKGNLSFSYENITELSQILKQGYIDVELEELKLASKELAHFIPYFKGHNIDYTLKGSVVGKVDDFYLKDFYLEFGENKSYLCGNMKLEGLPDFENMCFDLNLEKGCLYTFDLLPHIAQEHHHMLQRIQLCNVQSNISGTLHQFKTKGNFITNIGRITTDMEVVVDKASHELACKGDINTQSLNIGKLLGIDELQELTMRAYINGQAINSDATNLYLRTHIEQLGFQGYKYEHIRANGRLGKFFFKGNISIDDPNLVAYFDTKFDWKTPQKELLVKGFLNDVALDKLKFTNKHTHFSSEINVVVQGDSWDNFTTDATFNRIQLEIEDKPLHVEQLHFLNGKKNGHSTLSLYSDLLDVQAEGAVKYTSLVQDLKEFIYAYQQRLLTSKVYVPSYTEKPYNFKYHLYLKDINPILQVVVPHIYVAPNTSFQGFFSQQEEVKFEFHMHEVDSLAFGDNQLQRSEWHITALQNKDGALVAATNKFKSDKHQWKDYTSTESFVLDINWVNDQFSFKNSIGQENSNLQVNLAGTAVLHNEGVHIRLDNTAMRIAGKQWELHPASTVSIHQSYIKFHNILLSNEAQQISIEGKYSSINPEKLIINLTNLDLNNFTPFVDRKMNGNIHGTLIIMGTAESPRVSSNINIHGITIGDLIVGDLCTKATWDNDNKGINVACQLNQVEKPIIHVTGTYNDKAQGLDLVAEFSHAQLALVEPFVTKVLGELKGEVEGKFYIKGPLKAPSLDGKATVRDMSLKFNYLNTLYKGYGEVSCSGNNIKVEKLILTDDQDGQADIRGEICHNYFKDFSLNLMGDVSRLIVLNAKYEDNEYFYGKGIVSGNVAFTGMVDNIMITANAVTQKGSNLVIPIQKYNKKVGQESYIRFVDLKTCKKNTVEALPSVRIKGLSLDMNLEITPDVWAEIILNRKDGDTIQSKGKGLLAIKSDLEGNLNITGNYELVEGTYNFSVYKVVKRKFKILEGSTITWIDKPYDGMLHVRASYSQRATLTPLLEKNEQGTKDKKKYPVNVLLTLEGTLSDPDIRFNVEFPKPPDNPDLQEAIHTFKEKAASDRNYLEKQVFSLVMLRTFFSTNMGNLGNDTIKRSVGEIFSQQLSSIIAEQLDENLEIDTDIVLEELNQEKTTSLPVKLSYNLLAGRLIISRESKINFDTGKEMDFANMVGDWSMEYGLTSDNRFRVKLHISPSGSETDTGMSNISKSVFGGLSFVYIKSFNRWRELFWHSQRNKAIVHN; translated from the coding sequence TTGTGTACTACTGATCAAAAACCGAAGATAAAGAAAAATTTTATAGCCACCTTCCTGAAATGGCTGGCATTCTTTGTATTATCTATTATCATAAGTTTTGTATTATTTATAAATATACCACAAGTACAAAATACATTATTTAAAAGAGTACTTAATAAGTTAAACGCACAAACGCACTTTCATATACAGCATCAGCATTTCTCATTAAAATGGTTCCATAAAGTTTTACTTACAGATTTTTTAGTAAAAGATCCTAATAATCAATTATTATGTGCTATTAAGTATTTGAAGTTGCGTATAAATCCTTTGCGGCTTTTGAGAGGAGAAGGTATAGTAATAGATTACTTAGAAGTAGGGAGTGGGGATTTGAGACTAGTCAAAGCTAAAGGAGAAACAGAATTCAATATACAAACTTTATTATCAAGGTTAGAAACACCAGGCAGCACAAATTCTGTAAGCTTGCCAATTGATATACAAGGTTTTAATGTAAAAAAAACTGTTCTAAGAGACTTCTCTATGTTAATGGATGATCAGGCAGTTCAACCTACATTAACAGGGTTTGATGCTTATCACTTTAAAATAGAGGGGGTTACTGCTGAAGTTAGCCAGTTAGGTTATTATGGCAATACTTTAGTTGGGGAGCTTCAGCGTTTATCTGGCTATGATCCAATACAAAACTTAAGGCTACATCAATTATATACACAGTTTAAAGTTACACCTTATGGAACACTGTTTAATCAGTTAATTATTAATACAGATGATAGCTACTTAAAAGGAAATTTAAGTTTTTCCTATGAAAACATAACAGAATTGTCTCAAATTCTGAAACAAGGGTATATTGATGTTGAGTTAGAAGAACTCAAGTTAGCTTCTAAAGAACTAGCTCATTTTATACCTTATTTTAAAGGTCATAATATTGATTATACTTTAAAAGGTAGTGTGGTAGGAAAGGTAGATGATTTCTATCTAAAAGATTTTTACCTAGAATTTGGTGAAAATAAAAGCTATTTATGTGGAAATATGAAGTTAGAGGGGTTGCCTGATTTCGAAAATATGTGTTTTGATTTGAACTTAGAAAAAGGATGTTTATATACTTTTGATCTGCTTCCACATATAGCACAAGAGCACCATCATATGTTACAAAGAATACAACTTTGTAATGTGCAAAGTAATATATCAGGTACTTTACATCAATTTAAAACAAAGGGAAACTTTATAACTAACATAGGCAGAATTACTACTGATATGGAAGTAGTTGTTGATAAAGCTTCCCATGAGCTTGCTTGTAAAGGAGATATTAATACACAATCTTTAAATATTGGTAAACTGCTAGGCATAGATGAGCTACAGGAATTAACAATGCGGGCATATATAAATGGTCAAGCTATTAACTCCGATGCTACTAACCTATATTTGAGAACACACATAGAGCAGCTAGGCTTTCAGGGATATAAGTACGAGCATATTCGTGCTAACGGAAGGCTTGGAAAGTTTTTTTTTAAAGGTAATATATCAATAGATGATCCAAATTTAGTGGCATATTTTGATACTAAATTTGATTGGAAAACACCCCAGAAAGAATTATTAGTAAAGGGATTTTTAAATGATGTTGCCTTAGATAAATTAAAATTTACAAATAAACATACACATTTTAGTAGTGAAATAAATGTAGTTGTACAGGGAGATTCTTGGGATAATTTTACTACAGATGCCACATTCAATCGTATTCAACTAGAGATAGAAGATAAGCCCCTACATGTAGAGCAGTTACATTTTCTCAATGGTAAGAAGAATGGACATAGTACGCTGTCTCTTTATTCTGATTTGCTAGATGTACAAGCAGAAGGAGCTGTTAAATATACCTCTTTGGTACAGGACCTCAAGGAATTTATTTATGCTTACCAACAACGCCTTTTAACCTCAAAAGTATACGTTCCTTCTTATACAGAAAAACCTTATAATTTTAAATATCATCTGTATTTAAAAGACATAAATCCTATACTACAGGTTGTTGTACCTCATATATATGTAGCCCCAAACACTAGTTTTCAAGGATTTTTCTCACAGCAGGAGGAAGTAAAATTTGAATTTCATATGCATGAGGTAGACTCATTAGCTTTTGGAGATAACCAGCTACAAAGGAGTGAATGGCATATAACAGCGTTACAAAATAAAGATGGTGCGTTGGTTGCAGCTACTAATAAATTCAAATCTGATAAACATCAGTGGAAAGACTATACTAGTACAGAAAGTTTTGTGCTGGATATTAATTGGGTTAATGACCAATTTTCTTTTAAAAATAGTATAGGGCAAGAAAATAGTAATTTGCAAGTAAATCTAGCAGGCACAGCAGTTTTACATAATGAAGGAGTACATATTAGGCTTGATAATACAGCTATGCGGATAGCTGGCAAACAATGGGAGTTGCACCCCGCTAGTACTGTTTCAATACATCAGTCCTACATTAAATTTCATAACATACTTCTCTCTAATGAAGCACAGCAGATTAGTATAGAGGGGAAATACTCTTCTATAAATCCTGAAAAGCTTATTATAAACCTGACTAATCTAGATTTAAACAACTTTACACCTTTTGTAGATAGAAAGATGAATGGTAATATTCATGGAACACTAATTATAATGGGTACTGCTGAAAGTCCGAGGGTTAGTAGCAATATAAATATACATGGTATTACTATAGGCGATTTAATAGTGGGTGATCTATGTACAAAGGCTACATGGGATAATGATAATAAAGGTATTAATGTCGCATGCCAATTAAATCAAGTAGAAAAGCCTATCATACATGTTACTGGGACTTATAACGATAAAGCACAAGGATTAGATCTGGTAGCTGAATTTTCGCATGCGCAGTTGGCGCTAGTAGAACCTTTTGTTACAAAGGTGCTTGGGGAGCTTAAAGGTGAAGTGGAGGGTAAGTTTTATATTAAAGGACCGCTTAAAGCACCCTCTCTTGATGGAAAAGCCACAGTAAGAGACATGTCATTAAAATTTAATTATTTAAATACTTTATATAAAGGATATGGAGAAGTTAGCTGCTCTGGAAATAATATAAAGGTTGAAAAATTGATTTTAACGGATGACCAAGATGGTCAGGCAGATATACGAGGAGAAATATGTCATAATTATTTTAAAGACTTTTCTTTAAATTTAATGGGTGATGTAAGTAGGTTGATCGTTCTCAATGCTAAATATGAAGATAATGAATATTTCTATGGTAAAGGTATAGTAAGTGGAAATGTAGCTTTTACAGGCATGGTAGATAATATTATGATAACTGCTAATGCTGTTACCCAAAAAGGTTCCAATCTTGTTATTCCTATCCAGAAGTACAACAAAAAAGTTGGACAAGAAAGCTACATTCGTTTTGTAGACCTTAAGACCTGTAAAAAGAATACTGTAGAGGCTCTTCCTTCTGTACGCATTAAAGGATTGAGCTTAGATATGAACTTGGAAATAACTCCAGATGTTTGGGCAGAAATTATCCTTAATCGAAAGGATGGAGATACTATTCAAAGTAAAGGCAAAGGATTACTAGCTATTAAATCAGACTTAGAAGGTAATCTTAATATAACAGGAAATTATGAGCTAGTAGAAGGGACCTATAACTTTTCAGTTTATAAAGTGGTTAAAAGAAAATTTAAAATTTTAGAAGGAAGTACCATTACTTGGATCGATAAGCCTTATGATGGAATGCTCCATGTGAGAGCATCTTATAGCCAGCGGGCGACGCTCACTCCGCTTTTAGAAAAAAATGAGCAAGGTACAAAAGATAAGAAAAAATATCCTGTAAATGTATTATTAACACTTGAGGGTACACTGTCAGATCCCGATATTCGTTTTAATGTTGAGTTTCCTAAACCTCCAGACAACCCAGATTTACAAGAAGCTATCCATACTTTTAAAGAGAAAGCTGCATCAGACAGGAATTACTTAGAAAAACAGGTTTTTAGCTTAGTTATGTTAAGAACCTTCTTTTCAACAAATATGGGTAACTTGGGAAATGATACTATAAAAAGGAGTGTAGGTGAAATATTCTCACAGCAGCTTAGTAGTATAATAGCAGAACAACTAGATGAGAATTTAGAAATAGATACTGATATTGTTTTAGAAGAGCTGAATCAGGAGAAAACTACAAGCTTACCTGTCAAGCTTTCCTATAACTTATTGGCAGGTAGGCTAATTATTTCTAGAGAAAGTAAAATTAACTTTGATACAGGCAAGGAAATGGATTTTGCAAATATGGTAGGAGATTGGTCTATGGAGTATGGACTTACCAGTGACAATAGGTTTAGGGTAAAATTACACATTTCCCCATCTGGTTCTGAAACGGATACAGGTATGTCTAATATTTCTAAGTCCGTTTTTGGTGGTCTTAGTTTTGTATATATAAAAAGCTTTAATAGATGGCGTGAACTATTCTGGCATAGCCAACGTAACAAGGCAATTGTACATAATTAA
- a CDS encoding Rne/Rng family ribonuclease, which yields MALELVISAVQDGFRIAFLKDGALIEYQTEEKDTKFTVGDIYLGTVKKLAHNLNASFVDIGYKKVAFLHYSDLGPQFYSISKFTQLAINGQVKDYKLNDFTLEPPIDKLGKVSDVIHKNQPILVQIAKEPISNKGPRLSAELALAGRYMILVPVNQTVNVSKRITNSEERQRLLRLVSSIKPANFGLIIRTAAEGKEVAKLVQDLKELLEKWEAGIKALSHAVPRDKVIGEINRASSILRDMLSEKFDNILIDDPTAYSELKQYIKTIAPEKEKIVKQYQGKVKLFEHLGIEKQLKLLFGQTVSIEGGGYLIIEHTEAMHVIDVNSGNSAIEKDHEEMALSINLAAAKEIARQLRLRDMGGIIVIDFIDIRDPENKRKIYQAMKEYMSEDRSKVTVLPLSKFGLMQITRQRVRPVTNLITQEQCPTCDGTGKISPSILIADQIEKSIQLLLTTQNEESITLFVHPYLYAYFTAGFFSRRLKWLLKYKKWINLAEDSSLGITEYKFINKQNEEIELS from the coding sequence TTGGCTCTAGAATTAGTTATTAGTGCTGTACAAGATGGCTTTCGGATAGCTTTTCTGAAAGATGGGGCGCTTATTGAGTATCAAACCGAGGAGAAAGATACTAAATTTACTGTTGGTGATATTTACTTAGGAACTGTTAAGAAACTAGCCCATAACCTCAATGCTAGCTTTGTAGATATAGGTTACAAAAAAGTTGCGTTTCTTCACTATTCCGATTTAGGACCTCAATTTTACTCTATTTCAAAATTTACACAACTGGCCATCAATGGGCAAGTTAAAGACTATAAACTCAATGACTTTACCTTAGAGCCACCTATAGATAAGTTGGGGAAAGTTTCAGATGTAATCCATAAGAATCAGCCTATTCTTGTACAGATTGCTAAAGAACCTATTTCTAATAAAGGTCCTCGTCTGTCTGCAGAATTAGCCTTAGCAGGCAGATACATGATTCTCGTTCCTGTTAATCAAACAGTTAATGTTTCTAAAAGAATTACGAACAGTGAGGAACGGCAAAGGTTATTAAGGCTTGTTTCTTCTATAAAACCTGCAAATTTTGGACTTATTATTAGGACTGCAGCAGAAGGAAAAGAAGTAGCCAAGCTAGTACAAGATCTAAAAGAACTTTTAGAAAAGTGGGAGGCTGGTATAAAAGCACTTAGTCATGCTGTTCCTAGAGATAAGGTCATAGGAGAGATCAATAGAGCCTCTTCTATTTTAAGGGATATGCTCAGTGAAAAATTTGATAATATCCTGATAGATGATCCTACGGCTTATAGTGAGTTAAAGCAATACATTAAGACAATTGCTCCAGAAAAAGAAAAAATAGTTAAGCAGTATCAAGGAAAGGTAAAATTATTCGAGCATCTTGGTATAGAGAAACAGTTAAAGCTACTTTTTGGACAAACAGTAAGCATTGAAGGAGGGGGGTATTTAATTATTGAGCATACAGAGGCAATGCATGTTATCGATGTCAATAGTGGAAATAGTGCGATAGAAAAGGATCATGAAGAAATGGCATTGAGTATCAATTTAGCGGCTGCTAAAGAGATAGCTCGCCAATTGCGATTAAGGGATATGGGAGGGATTATTGTGATTGACTTTATTGATATTAGGGATCCAGAGAACAAACGTAAAATCTATCAAGCTATGAAGGAGTACATGAGCGAAGACCGCTCTAAAGTTACAGTACTTCCTCTTTCTAAATTCGGCTTGATGCAAATAACTCGCCAGAGAGTAAGGCCTGTTACCAACCTAATTACACAAGAACAGTGTCCTACATGTGATGGAACTGGTAAAATATCTCCTTCTATTTTAATAGCTGACCAAATTGAGAAAAGCATACAGCTTCTACTTACCACTCAAAATGAGGAGAGTATAACTCTCTTTGTACATCCTTACCTATATGCCTATTTTACAGCTGGCTTTTTCTCTAGGCGATTGAAATGGTTACTTAAATATAAAAAGTGGATTAACTTGGCTGAAGATTCTTCGCTAGGCATTACAGAATATAAGTTTATTAATAAGCAAAATGAAGAAATAGAACTTTCTTAA
- the mutY gene encoding A/G-specific adenine glycosylase, which translates to MKTFLSGLQSPNVDLLTNYFAIKLIEWYQHHHRALPWRETKDPYKIWLSEIILQQTRVAQGLPYYQRFIENYPTIHDLASASETAILRVWQGLGYYTRARNLHACARTIVTQFQGKFPNNYKALLSLPGIGVYTAAAIASIAFKEPIPVIDGNVYRVLARIFDIETAINSTKGKHIFNQLAQTLISKTAPDIYNQAIMEFGAIQCTPLKPLCNTCIFKMDCSAFLANKQHLLPVKEAKVKIKQRFFHYLCIQLDDDQLFMKSRKPGDIWTGLYDFYLVEESERKEFDQLEDELVQLIKKHQLYIEKVPTVYKHILTHRVLYASFFKIIVTKAFLADAKILLEDSLTDTFSIEATKFLPKPKLICNFLEEYLYI; encoded by the coding sequence TTGAAAACATTTTTATCAGGTTTACAAAGTCCTAATGTAGATCTACTTACTAATTACTTTGCCATAAAGCTTATCGAATGGTACCAACACCATCATCGAGCTTTACCTTGGCGTGAAACAAAAGATCCTTACAAAATCTGGCTTTCGGAAATTATTTTACAGCAGACCAGGGTGGCACAAGGACTTCCGTATTATCAACGTTTTATTGAGAACTATCCTACTATACACGATCTAGCATCAGCTAGTGAAACAGCCATATTAAGGGTATGGCAGGGATTAGGGTATTATACAAGAGCTAGAAATTTACATGCCTGCGCACGTACAATAGTAACACAATTTCAGGGTAAATTTCCTAACAACTACAAAGCATTATTATCTTTACCAGGTATAGGTGTTTATACAGCTGCAGCCATTGCTTCTATTGCTTTTAAAGAGCCTATTCCGGTAATAGATGGTAATGTATATCGAGTTTTAGCAAGAATATTTGACATAGAAACAGCCATCAATAGTACTAAAGGCAAACATATTTTCAACCAACTAGCCCAAACACTAATTTCTAAAACTGCGCCAGATATATATAATCAAGCCATCATGGAATTTGGAGCCATACAGTGTACTCCTTTAAAGCCCCTATGTAATACTTGTATATTTAAGATGGATTGCTCAGCATTTCTTGCCAATAAACAGCATCTATTACCTGTTAAAGAAGCCAAAGTAAAGATTAAACAACGTTTTTTTCATTATCTATGCATCCAACTAGATGATGACCAATTATTTATGAAAAGTAGAAAGCCAGGAGACATTTGGACAGGCTTATATGATTTTTACTTAGTAGAAGAAAGCGAACGTAAAGAGTTTGATCAATTAGAAGATGAACTAGTACAATTGATAAAAAAACACCAACTCTATATCGAAAAGGTTCCTACAGTTTATAAGCATATACTTACTCATAGGGTACTTTATGCATCATTTTTTAAAATCATTGTTACAAAAGCCTTTTTGGCAGATGCCAAAATTCTATTGGAAGATAGCCTTACTGATACCTTTTCCATAGAAGCCACTAAATTCCTACCGAAACCTAAACTAATCTGCAATTTTTTAGAAGAATATTTATATATTTAA